Proteins found in one Limanda limanda chromosome 18, fLimLim1.1, whole genome shotgun sequence genomic segment:
- the slc35f6 gene encoding solute carrier family 35 member F6, which produces MAWTKYQLFLAGLMLTTGSINTLSAKWADMFSAKGCRGDPEHGFSHPFVQAVGMFLGEFSCLAVFYLVLCHDRRRPEPKVNPGQSFNPLLFFPPAMCDMLATSIMYVALNMTSASSFQMLRGAVIIFTGLLSVAFLGRRLAPSQWLGISITILGLVIVGLSDFFTGHSDDQHKLSEVITGDLLIIMAQIIVSVQMVLEEKFVYKHDVHPLRAVGTEGFFGFVVLSLLLIPMYFIHVGDFSSNPREVLEDALDAFCQIGHQPLIILALLGNTVSIAFFNFAGISVTKEISATTRMVLDSLRTLVIWVVSLALGWEHFQGLQVLGFLVLLLGTGLYNGLHRPLLARIPCCAGLLSVAEESNPGERERLVNDGTVEGGDES; this is translated from the exons CTAAATACCAGCTGTTCCTTGCGGGACTGATGCTCACAACTGGATCCATCAACACATTATCTGCAAA ATGGGCTGATATGTTCTCGGCAAAGGGTTGCCGCGGTGACCCCGAACATGGATTCTCTCACCCGTTTGTACAG GCGGTGGGAATGTTCCTGGGTGAGTTCAGCTGTCTGGCCGTCTTCTACCTCGTACTTTGCCATGACAGACGCAGACCGGAGCCCAAGGTAAACCCGGGGCAGAGCTTCaaccctctcctcttcttcccccccGCCATGTGTGACATGTTGGCCACCTCCATCATGTATGTTG cacTCAACATGACGAGCGCCTCCAGCTTCCAGATGCTGCGCGGAGCCGTCATCATATTCACGGGTCTGCTCTCTGTGGCTTTCCTGGGGCGTCGCCTGGCACCCAGCCAGTGGCTCGGCATCTCCATCACCATCCTGGGCCTGGTGATCGTGGGCCTCTCCGACTTCTTCACGGGCCACAGTGACGACCAGCACAAACTCAGTGAGGTCATCACAG GAGACCTTCTGATCATCATGGCTCAGATCATCGTCTCAGTACAGATGGTCCTGGAGGAGAAGTTTGTCTACAAGCACGACGTCCATCCCCTTCGTGCTGTCGGGACTGAAG GTTTCTTTGGTTtcgtcgtcctgtccctgctgCTCATCCCCATGTATTTCATCCATGTGGGCGACTTCAGCAGCAACCCCCGGGAGGTGCTGGAGGACGCGTTGGACGCCTTCTGCCAGATCGGACACCAGCCCCTCATCATCTTGGCTCTGCTGGGCAACACGGTCAGCATCGCCTTCTTCAACTTCGCCGGCATCAGCGTCACCAAAGAGATCAGCGCCACCACCCGCATGGTGCTGGACAGCCTGCGCACGCTGGTCATCTGGGTGGTGAGCCTGGCGCTGGGCTGGGAGCACTTCCAGGGCCTTCAGGTCCTGGGCTTCTTGGTCCTGCTGCTGGGCACGGGGCTGTACAACGGACTGcaccgccccctgctggccaggATACCGTGCTGCGCCGGCCTTCTGAGCGTGGCTGAGGAGAGCAACcccggagaaagagagagactggtGAACGACGGCACGGTGGAGGGGGGTGACGAGAGCTAA
- the hlx1 gene encoding H2.0-like homeobox protein isoform X1, which produces MRFYSLLRQTERRVREFGMYTAGLNPFYASNFSLWSAYCAGGFAVDTIKKPSFCIADILQAGDAENLPGSSALVVHMGHHHHHHRAQQGHSGGSPLRPSPVAPEPYGARMSPASPYHRHGLQLTTVSRTAFTSQQGPPPSSKDLKFGIDRILSTDFDPKGKEKLSLRDLTSIVSLNRQSGIHIPVQPPASQYFSSIDPGMSDASSMMSSLGSSSSSRHSGQHQFQDTFPGPYAVLTKDTMPQTYKRKRSWSRAVFSNLQRKGLEKRFEIQKYVTKPDRKQLAAMLGLTDAQVKVWFQNRRMKWRHSKEAQAQKDKEKDEKPEKGASEAGSREPKEPEESECESVEGRSECDSDEAPEEENSDGHLDASELHKTSVIISGGAPACSAPAAATATDTAASSQVLI; this is translated from the exons ATGCGCTTTTATTCTCTCCTCCGACAAACAGAAAGACGTGTTAGAGAGTTCGGGATGTACACGGCCGGGCTCAACCCGTTTTACGCGTCAAACTTCAGCCTGTGGTCCGCGTACTGCGCGGGGGGCTTCGCTGTGGATACGATCAAGAAGCCGTCGTTTTGCATCGCAGACATCTTGCAGGCTGGAGATGCGGAGAACCTCCCGGGGTCGTCGGCCCTGGTGGTGCACATgggacaccaccaccaccaccaccgggCCCAGCAGGGGCACTCCGGCGGCTCTCCGCTGCGTCCCTCCCCGGTGGCGCCGGAGCCGTACGGTGCGCGGATGAGTCCGGCGTCTCCGTACCACAGACACGGACTACAGTTGACCACAGTGTCCAGAACTGCGTTTACCTCCCAGCAAGGTCCTCCGCCGTCCAGCAAAGACCTCAAATTCGGAATTGATCGGATATTGTCGACGGACTTTGAcccaaaaggaaaagaaaagttgtCGCTAAGAG ATCTCACGTCCATCGTTAGCTTGAACCGTCAGTCAGGGATCCACATCCCCGTTCAGCCTCCGGCCAGCCAGTACTTCTCCTCCATAGACCCCGGGATGAGCGACGCGTCCTCCATGATGAGTTCActaggcagcagcagcagcagcagacactcAGGCCAGCATCAGTTTCAGGACACCTTCCCAG GTCCCTACGCCGTCCTCACGAAAGACACAATGCCACAGACGTACAAGAGGAAAAGGTCGTGGTCGAGGGCCGTGTTTTCAAACCTGCAGAGGAAAGGACTGGAGAAGAGGTTTGAGATTCAGAAGTACGTCACCAAGCCGGACAGAAAGCAGCTGGCTGCGATGCTCGGCCTCACGGACGCTCAG GTGAAGGTGTGGTTCCAGAACAGGCGGATGAAGTGGAGACACTCCAAAGAGGCCCAGGCGCAGAAGGACAAGGAGAAGGACGAGAAGCCGGAGAAGGGCGCGTCGGAGGCGGGCAGCAGGGAGCCCAAAGAGCCGGAGGAGTCCGAGTGTGAGAGCGTTGAGGGCCGGAGCGAGTGCGACTCGGACGAGGCCCCGGAGGAGGAGAACTCCGACGGACACTTGGACGCTTCCGAGCTCCATAAAACCAGCGTGATCATCAGCGGAGGCGCGCCGGCCTGCAGCGCCCCGGCGGCGGCCACGGCCACAGACACAGCGGCCTCCTCTCAGGTGCTAATATGA
- the hlx1 gene encoding H2.0-like homeobox protein isoform X2, protein MRFYSLLRQTERRVREFGMYTAGLNPFYASNFSLWSAYCAGGFAVDTIKKPSFCIADILQAGDAENLPGSSALVVHMGHHHHHHRAQQGHSGGSPLRPSPVAPEPYGARMSPASPYHRHGLQLTTVSRTAFTSQQGPPPSSKDLKFGIDRILSTDFDPKGKEKLSLRGPYAVLTKDTMPQTYKRKRSWSRAVFSNLQRKGLEKRFEIQKYVTKPDRKQLAAMLGLTDAQVKVWFQNRRMKWRHSKEAQAQKDKEKDEKPEKGASEAGSREPKEPEESECESVEGRSECDSDEAPEEENSDGHLDASELHKTSVIISGGAPACSAPAAATATDTAASSQVLI, encoded by the exons ATGCGCTTTTATTCTCTCCTCCGACAAACAGAAAGACGTGTTAGAGAGTTCGGGATGTACACGGCCGGGCTCAACCCGTTTTACGCGTCAAACTTCAGCCTGTGGTCCGCGTACTGCGCGGGGGGCTTCGCTGTGGATACGATCAAGAAGCCGTCGTTTTGCATCGCAGACATCTTGCAGGCTGGAGATGCGGAGAACCTCCCGGGGTCGTCGGCCCTGGTGGTGCACATgggacaccaccaccaccaccaccgggCCCAGCAGGGGCACTCCGGCGGCTCTCCGCTGCGTCCCTCCCCGGTGGCGCCGGAGCCGTACGGTGCGCGGATGAGTCCGGCGTCTCCGTACCACAGACACGGACTACAGTTGACCACAGTGTCCAGAACTGCGTTTACCTCCCAGCAAGGTCCTCCGCCGTCCAGCAAAGACCTCAAATTCGGAATTGATCGGATATTGTCGACGGACTTTGAcccaaaaggaaaagaaaagttgtCGCTAAGAG GTCCCTACGCCGTCCTCACGAAAGACACAATGCCACAGACGTACAAGAGGAAAAGGTCGTGGTCGAGGGCCGTGTTTTCAAACCTGCAGAGGAAAGGACTGGAGAAGAGGTTTGAGATTCAGAAGTACGTCACCAAGCCGGACAGAAAGCAGCTGGCTGCGATGCTCGGCCTCACGGACGCTCAG GTGAAGGTGTGGTTCCAGAACAGGCGGATGAAGTGGAGACACTCCAAAGAGGCCCAGGCGCAGAAGGACAAGGAGAAGGACGAGAAGCCGGAGAAGGGCGCGTCGGAGGCGGGCAGCAGGGAGCCCAAAGAGCCGGAGGAGTCCGAGTGTGAGAGCGTTGAGGGCCGGAGCGAGTGCGACTCGGACGAGGCCCCGGAGGAGGAGAACTCCGACGGACACTTGGACGCTTCCGAGCTCCATAAAACCAGCGTGATCATCAGCGGAGGCGCGCCGGCCTGCAGCGCCCCGGCGGCGGCCACGGCCACAGACACAGCGGCCTCCTCTCAGGTGCTAATATGA